TTTTCCGATTCGATCCGCCGAGGAGCCGCACCTCCTCTTCAGCCCGTTCGCTCATTTGCTTTTGTCGGCCGAAATCGTCGATGCTTTTTCACATCAAACATGCGACTCGCTACCGTTACACTCGGCCCGTCTTTTGCGAGCCGATGACGATTCGGCTCCGGCCGCGCGAAGACGTGGCGCAGCGCCTGCTGCGTTACAACTTGTGGATCGATCCGGAACCGGCCGGCATGTCGCACTTCGTCGACCTCGACGGCCACACCGCGACGCAAGTTTGGTTCGATCGACTGGTGACGTCGTTGTCGATCGTCGTTTCGAGTACGGTCGAAACGCTGCGGACCAACCCATTCGATTTCCTGCTCGACCCCGTCGCGCTGCGCCTCCCGATGGTCTACCCGACCCCGATCCAGCATGGGCTCATGCCCTATCTGGAGCTTTCGCCTCCGGAGCCGGGCACAACGGTCGACACCTGCTGCGGCGAGCGGGCCCGCGATCCGGCATTTGCGGAAACGCTGGATCGATTGCTGCGGATCACCGGCGCGCAGACGCTGCCGTTTCTTTCCGAATTGACGAACTGGATCCACAGCACGTTCGAAAAGATCATTCGCGATGAAGGGGCCCCGTGTTCGCCGTCGGAGACGTTACGCACGCGGCGTGGTTCGTGCCGCGATTTGACTGTGCTCTTCAACGAACTCTGCCGCGAGGCGGGGCTCGCCGCGCGGTTCGTCTCGGGCTACCACGAGCGCGAGGGCTCCGACGGCCGGCGCCATTTGCACGCTTGGAGCGAAGTTTATCTGCCCGGGGCAGGGTGGCGAGGGTACGACCCGATGGCCGGCCTCGCCGTCGCCGACCGGCATGTGGCACTCGCCTCCGGTGCCGAACCGATCCTCGCCGCTCCGACCTACGGCACGTTCCGCGGGACCGGCGCCAGCTCGACGATGGACACGCAACTCGTGATCCGCACCGCCGACGGCGACTCCGCCGCCGAAGCGGACATCAACGTCGCCACGGTGTAAGCCTAGCCTAAGGCGAGTTTGACGCAGCCTGCGCGCCTATTTCCTACGGCTGCGCGCAAGCAGATAAACGGCGATCCCCAAGACGGCTGCAGGGACGCCGATCGTCGCGACGAGAAACCAATTCGTTACGGCCCCGAAGAGGAACGTCGAAGCGAACAGCGGAAGCAGAAACCCAATGAAGCATCCGAGCGGAATAATCGGCGGGGGACCTTACGAAAGAGAGCTGACGGACGCATCTTGATTCTAAGAATTACGTCGAACGAAGCGACACCGGAGGCACGCCATGCCGCAACTCCCGCCTCGACCGCAAGAAGCGCTGCAATCCGAGGTGGCGGCCCCGCCCGCAGAGGCTCACGTCGGAGCCGGCAAGACTCCGGAGCAACTCGCGAAAGAGAAGAGGGTCGAGGAACTGAAGAACGAATTGGTGGTCTGTTATAGTGGCCCCGACCCAGGAACCGTCATCTTACAAGCAACGCCGTTCGCCGCGATCATCTCGATGGTGCTGGTCTACTACATCTTCCGACGGCGTCCACGACGTGCCGTGCCCGAGCGAATCTTCGACGCCGAGCTCCGTCACGAAAACGCGTTTAAAACGCTCGATTGAGCGAGAAATCAAGTGATTGCGCAGCCCCTTGTTCCGTGGCGTTTGAGTGCGACATGACAGTATCGGTGTAACCCAGCCGACTCAGCTAAACCGTTTCTTCATCTCCGCCGTCACC
The Planctomycetia bacterium DNA segment above includes these coding regions:
- a CDS encoding transglutaminase family protein — its product is MLFHIKHATRYRYTRPVFCEPMTIRLRPREDVAQRLLRYNLWIDPEPAGMSHFVDLDGHTATQVWFDRLVTSLSIVVSSTVETLRTNPFDFLLDPVALRLPMVYPTPIQHGLMPYLELSPPEPGTTVDTCCGERARDPAFAETLDRLLRITGAQTLPFLSELTNWIHSTFEKIIRDEGAPCSPSETLRTRRGSCRDLTVLFNELCREAGLAARFVSGYHEREGSDGRRHLHAWSEVYLPGAGWRGYDPMAGLAVADRHVALASGAEPILAAPTYGTFRGTGASSTMDTQLVIRTADGDSAAEADINVATV